One genomic region from Amycolatopsis sp. FBCC-B4732 encodes:
- a CDS encoding amino acid permease, with protein MDVSDQQTTPDHADEDSARLHQLGYAQELKRTMSAFSNFAVSFTIISILSGCLTLYGFGMKTGGPAAMIWGWPLVGVFVILVGLGMAEVCSSYPTAGGLYYWAAKLAPNKSGPVWSWFTGWFNLIGQIAVTAGIDFGAALFLNAFLDLQWGFTATPGHTILLLAIILVVHGLLNTFGVRIVAILNNVSVWWHLIGVLVIVGVLIFVPAKHQDASFVFGSFVNQTGWGSTFYVFALGLLVAQYTLTGYDASAHMTEETKSAATAGPRGIVMSIVVSLVAGWILLIGLTFAIQDYDGAVGSATGVPPAQIFIDATGAVTGKFLLLICIGAQLFCGMASVTANSRMIYAFARDGAIPGSGFWHKINKRTQTPTNAVWLAAGGALILALPYLWSATAYAAVTSIAVVGLYVAYVIPVFLRVRRGDSFEPGPWSLGKWGKPVGIIATVWVVLIFFLFMLPQVSPVTVDSFNYTPIAFLVVLGGAALWWVLSARKWFTGPKVQGSEAELAAVEQELKELG; from the coding sequence ATGGACGTTTCCGACCAGCAGACCACTCCCGACCACGCTGACGAAGACAGCGCCCGCCTGCACCAGCTGGGGTACGCGCAGGAGCTCAAACGGACGATGTCGGCGTTCTCGAACTTCGCCGTCTCCTTCACGATCATTTCGATCCTCTCCGGCTGCCTGACGCTCTACGGCTTCGGCATGAAGACCGGCGGCCCGGCCGCGATGATCTGGGGCTGGCCACTGGTCGGGGTGTTCGTCATCCTGGTCGGCCTCGGCATGGCCGAGGTCTGCTCCAGCTACCCGACCGCGGGCGGCCTCTACTACTGGGCCGCGAAGCTGGCGCCGAACAAGTCCGGTCCCGTGTGGTCGTGGTTCACCGGCTGGTTCAACCTCATCGGGCAGATCGCCGTCACCGCGGGCATCGACTTCGGCGCGGCGCTGTTCCTCAACGCCTTCCTCGACCTGCAGTGGGGCTTCACCGCGACGCCGGGCCACACGATCCTGCTGCTGGCGATCATCCTCGTGGTGCACGGCCTGCTGAACACCTTCGGCGTCCGGATCGTGGCGATCCTCAACAACGTCAGCGTCTGGTGGCACCTCATCGGCGTGCTGGTGATCGTCGGGGTGCTGATCTTCGTACCGGCCAAGCACCAGGACGCGTCGTTCGTCTTCGGCAGTTTCGTGAACCAGACGGGCTGGGGTTCGACCTTCTACGTCTTCGCGCTGGGGTTGCTGGTCGCGCAGTACACGCTGACCGGCTACGACGCCTCGGCGCACATGACCGAGGAGACGAAGAGCGCGGCGACGGCCGGGCCGCGCGGCATCGTGATGTCGATCGTCGTCTCGCTGGTCGCGGGCTGGATCCTGCTGATCGGCCTGACGTTCGCGATCCAGGACTACGACGGCGCGGTCGGGTCCGCGACCGGCGTCCCGCCCGCGCAGATCTTCATCGACGCGACCGGCGCGGTCACCGGCAAGTTCCTGCTCCTGATCTGCATCGGCGCGCAGCTGTTCTGCGGCATGGCGTCGGTGACGGCGAACTCGCGGATGATCTACGCGTTCGCCCGCGACGGCGCGATCCCCGGGTCGGGCTTCTGGCACAAGATCAACAAGCGCACGCAGACGCCGACGAACGCCGTGTGGCTCGCCGCGGGCGGCGCGCTGATCCTGGCCCTGCCGTACCTGTGGAGCGCGACGGCCTACGCGGCGGTGACGTCGATCGCGGTCGTCGGGCTGTACGTGGCGTACGTGATCCCGGTGTTCCTGCGCGTCCGGCGCGGCGACTCGTTCGAGCCCGGGCCGTGGTCGCTGGGCAAGTGGGGCAAGCCGGTCGGGATCATCGCGACGGTGTGGGTCGTGCTGATCTTCTTCCTGTTCATGCTGCCGCAGGTGTCGCCGGTGACGGTGGACTCGTTCAACTACACGCCGATCGCGTTCCTGGTGGTGCTCGGCGGCGCGGCGCTGTGGTGGGTGCTCTCGGCCCGGAAGTGGTTCACCGGCCCGAAGGTCCAGGGCTCGGAAGCCGAACTCGCGGCGGTGGAACAGGAACTGAAGGAACTCGGCTGA
- a CDS encoding glycerophosphodiester phosphodiesterase — protein MKRKRVGVLTLAGLALLSVTGLAVGSANASEAGSADAAAHGRGHDDPVIIGHRGAPGYRPEHTLASYELAYRMGVDWVDVDLVPTKDGQLVARHEPEIGGTTDVAKHPEFANRKKTVVLDGVSTTGWFTQDFTLAELKTLRAVERIPANRPHNTLYNGRYQIATFQEVLDLTKRLGRELHRTLGTYPEVKHSTFFQSIGNPTEPKLVSILKRNGLDRPDAPAIIQSFEVSNLIALHKQVRTPLLQLTSATGAPADFVAKGDKRTYADLVTPQGLRDISKYAKYLGPEKGQIIPLDAAGNLTKPTALVADAHKAGLKVQPYTFRNENPFLPANLRSSAEPDAYGDVFTEEAAFLQAGVDGFFADQPDTALESLHAFLGR, from the coding sequence ATGAAGCGCAAACGTGTCGGTGTGCTGACGCTCGCCGGACTGGCGTTGCTGAGCGTCACCGGACTGGCCGTCGGGTCGGCCAACGCATCCGAAGCCGGGTCCGCCGATGCGGCCGCGCACGGGCGGGGCCACGATGACCCCGTGATCATCGGACACCGCGGCGCGCCCGGGTACCGGCCGGAGCACACGCTCGCCTCGTACGAGCTCGCCTACCGGATGGGCGTCGACTGGGTCGACGTCGACCTCGTGCCCACCAAGGACGGCCAGCTCGTCGCGCGGCACGAGCCCGAGATCGGCGGGACCACCGACGTCGCGAAGCACCCCGAGTTCGCGAACCGGAAGAAGACCGTCGTGCTCGACGGGGTCAGCACGACCGGGTGGTTCACCCAGGACTTCACCCTCGCCGAGCTGAAGACGCTGCGCGCGGTCGAGCGGATCCCGGCGAACCGCCCGCACAACACGCTGTACAACGGCCGCTACCAGATCGCCACCTTCCAGGAGGTGCTCGACCTGACCAAGCGGCTCGGCCGGGAACTGCACCGGACGCTGGGCACCTACCCCGAGGTCAAGCACTCGACGTTCTTCCAGTCCATCGGCAACCCGACCGAGCCGAAGCTGGTGTCGATCCTCAAGCGCAACGGCCTCGACCGGCCGGACGCGCCGGCGATCATCCAGTCGTTCGAGGTGTCGAACCTGATCGCGCTGCACAAGCAGGTCCGCACGCCGCTGCTGCAGCTGACCTCGGCCACCGGCGCTCCGGCGGACTTCGTCGCGAAGGGCGACAAGCGGACGTACGCGGACCTCGTGACGCCGCAGGGTCTGCGTGACATCTCGAAGTACGCGAAGTACCTCGGGCCGGAGAAGGGGCAGATCATCCCGCTGGACGCCGCCGGGAACCTGACCAAGCCGACCGCGCTCGTCGCCGACGCGCACAAGGCGGGCCTGAAGGTGCAGCCGTACACGTTCCGGAACGAGAACCCGTTCCTGCCGGCGAACCTGCGCTCCTCGGCCGAGCCGGACGCCTACGGTGACGTCTTCACCGAGGAGGCGGCGTTCCTCCAGGCCGGTGTCGACGGCTTCTTCGCCGACCAGCCGGACACCGCGCTCGAGTCGCTGCACGCCTTCCTGGGCCGGTAA
- a CDS encoding DUF3558 domain-containing protein, which yields MTAASTVRNSAVLITGGVLATAALAGCSADKDGTPYPIETAATAASQSAKAAQLPQRPADLPMQGVDLCDLFPQVQLDAMKISSTPRQADSADGPVCVLDADREEPFHGYQVGSVTADLDEWITGARRKNSMTTEPKAIAGYPALTSYRAAADPADCSTLVGVAKGRTLTIRTFPITRGKLTQPQLCEMSAHAADLALQSLKSRN from the coding sequence GTGACCGCGGCAAGCACGGTGCGTAACAGCGCGGTGCTGATCACCGGCGGCGTGCTCGCGACAGCGGCGCTCGCCGGCTGCTCCGCGGACAAGGACGGCACCCCGTACCCGATCGAGACGGCCGCCACCGCGGCGTCGCAGAGCGCGAAGGCCGCCCAGCTGCCCCAGCGCCCGGCCGACCTGCCGATGCAGGGCGTCGACCTCTGCGACCTCTTCCCGCAGGTGCAGCTCGACGCGATGAAGATCAGCAGCACGCCCCGGCAGGCCGACAGCGCCGACGGGCCGGTCTGCGTGCTCGACGCCGACCGCGAGGAGCCGTTCCACGGCTACCAGGTGGGCTCGGTGACCGCGGACCTCGACGAGTGGATCACCGGGGCCCGCCGCAAGAACAGCATGACCACCGAACCGAAGGCCATCGCCGGCTACCCGGCGCTGACGAGCTACCGCGCGGCCGCCGACCCGGCCGACTGCAGCACCCTCGTCGGCGTCGCGAAGGGCCGGACGCTGACCATCCGGACGTTCCCCATCACCCGCGGCAAGCTCACCCAGCCGCAGCTGTGCGAGATGTCGGCGCACGCCGCCGACCTGGCGCTGCAGTCCTTGAAGTCACGCAACTAG
- a CDS encoding pyridoxal phosphate-dependent aminotransferase produces the protein MVDLGAFAGPALRAGVPPFHVMDVLSAAGARQRSHGDLVSLAAGQPSAPAPRPVLEAAAKALQDSTLGYTEQLGIPELREAVAGHYRQRYDVDVQAHDVVLTTGSSGGFLLAFLSAFDSGAKVAMARPGYPAYRNLLSVLGCEVVEFATTAETNFQPTVGLLDELGPIDGLIVASPSNPTGTVLPPGELAAITGWCASHGVQLISDEIYHGISYGAELDCAWQYGREPIVLGSFSKYFAMTGWRLGWLLAPQRLHRAIDVLTGNFTICPPAVSQYAALAAFTPEAYAEADAHVERYRANRDRLFAGLRRIGLTELAPADGAFYAYADVSAYTGDSLSWCQRLLADTGLAITPGVDFDPVDGGKYVRFSFAGSAEDIDEGVRRLGAWLGQGEP, from the coding sequence ATGGTCGACCTCGGAGCCTTCGCCGGTCCCGCGCTGCGGGCCGGTGTGCCGCCCTTCCACGTCATGGACGTCCTCTCCGCGGCCGGTGCGCGGCAGCGGAGTCACGGTGATCTCGTGTCGCTCGCGGCCGGGCAGCCGTCCGCGCCCGCGCCGCGACCCGTGCTGGAGGCCGCGGCGAAAGCGCTGCAGGACAGCACCCTCGGCTACACCGAACAGCTCGGCATCCCCGAGCTGCGCGAGGCTGTGGCCGGGCACTACCGGCAGCGGTACGACGTCGACGTCCAGGCGCACGACGTCGTCCTGACCACCGGGTCCTCCGGGGGCTTCCTGCTCGCTTTCCTCAGCGCCTTCGACTCCGGCGCCAAGGTCGCGATGGCGCGGCCCGGCTACCCGGCCTACCGCAACCTGCTCTCCGTCCTGGGCTGCGAGGTCGTCGAGTTCGCCACCACCGCGGAGACGAACTTCCAGCCCACCGTCGGCCTGCTCGACGAGCTCGGTCCGATCGACGGCCTGATCGTCGCCAGCCCGAGCAACCCGACCGGGACCGTGCTGCCGCCCGGGGAGCTCGCCGCCATCACCGGGTGGTGCGCGTCGCACGGCGTGCAGCTGATCAGCGACGAGATCTACCACGGCATCTCCTACGGCGCCGAGCTCGACTGCGCGTGGCAGTACGGGCGCGAGCCGATCGTGCTCGGCAGCTTCTCCAAGTACTTCGCGATGACCGGCTGGCGGCTCGGGTGGCTGCTCGCGCCGCAGCGCCTCCACCGCGCGATCGACGTCCTGACCGGCAACTTCACCATCTGCCCGCCCGCCGTCTCGCAGTACGCGGCGCTGGCCGCCTTCACGCCCGAGGCGTACGCGGAGGCCGACGCGCACGTCGAGCGGTACCGCGCCAACCGCGACCGGCTCTTCGCCGGCCTGCGGCGCATCGGCCTGACCGAGCTCGCGCCCGCGGACGGCGCCTTCTACGCGTACGCCGACGTCAGCGCGTACACCGGGGACAGCCTGAGCTGGTGCCAGCGGTTGCTCGCCGACACCGGCCTCGCGATCACCCCCGGCGTCGACTTCGACCCGGTCGACGGCGGCAAGTACGTGCGGTTCTCCTTCGCCGGCAGCGCCGAGGACATCGACGAAGGCGTCCGGCGGCTCGGCGCGTGGCTCGGCCAGGGGGAACCCTGA
- a CDS encoding aromatic acid/H+ symport family MFS transporter has product MSPGTRSWVVPLAWTAVLLDGFDLVVLGTVLPVLLRDHVWGLTPGTASVVSTVGLAGMMLGGLAIGTITDVIGRRKSLIISVTLFSLCTLLCAFAPSTFVFALLRFVAGLGLGGCLPTAITLVTEYARRGKAGSATTTVMTGYHVGAVLTALLGIVLISPLGWRAMFVAGAIPAVVLIPLMLKFLPESESFQRVRETERSAGHAVAGLFRGGLLRATIAFWVTSFMGLLLVYGLNTWLPEIMRQAGYPLGAALSLLLTLNVGGIAGLLVAGRVADRVGIRPSAIVWFCLGAVFLALLSVKLPAVGLYAAVFLTGCFVFSAQVLVYAYIGRVYPDAIRATGLGWSAGIGRIGAISGPLLGGALLTAGIAYPWGFYAFAGVGALGAAAVTVVRPGRQSPAPDPVPAPESHATP; this is encoded by the coding sequence ATGTCCCCTGGCACTCGCTCCTGGGTCGTGCCCCTGGCCTGGACCGCCGTCCTGCTCGACGGGTTCGACCTGGTCGTGCTCGGCACCGTGCTGCCCGTGCTGCTCCGCGACCACGTCTGGGGCCTGACGCCCGGCACGGCGTCGGTCGTGTCGACGGTCGGGCTGGCCGGGATGATGCTGGGCGGGCTGGCGATCGGCACGATCACCGACGTCATCGGGCGCCGGAAGTCCCTGATCATCTCCGTGACGCTGTTCTCCCTGTGCACGCTGCTCTGCGCGTTCGCGCCCTCGACGTTCGTCTTCGCCCTGCTGCGGTTCGTTGCCGGGCTGGGCCTCGGCGGCTGCCTGCCGACGGCGATCACGCTGGTCACGGAGTACGCGCGCCGGGGCAAGGCCGGCAGCGCGACGACCACGGTGATGACCGGCTACCACGTCGGCGCGGTGCTGACGGCGCTGCTGGGCATCGTGCTCATCTCGCCGCTGGGCTGGCGCGCGATGTTCGTCGCCGGCGCGATCCCCGCCGTGGTGCTGATCCCGCTGATGCTGAAGTTCCTGCCGGAGTCCGAGTCGTTCCAGCGGGTCCGCGAGACCGAGCGGTCGGCCGGGCACGCCGTCGCCGGCCTGTTCCGCGGCGGCCTGCTGCGCGCGACGATCGCCTTCTGGGTGACGTCGTTCATGGGCCTGCTGCTGGTGTACGGGCTGAACACGTGGCTGCCGGAGATCATGCGCCAGGCCGGCTACCCGCTCGGTGCGGCGCTGAGCCTGTTGCTGACGCTGAACGTCGGCGGCATCGCCGGGCTGCTCGTGGCGGGCCGGGTCGCCGACCGCGTCGGCATCCGCCCGTCGGCCATCGTCTGGTTCTGCCTCGGCGCGGTGTTCCTGGCGCTGCTGAGCGTCAAGCTGCCGGCCGTCGGGCTGTACGCGGCGGTGTTCCTGACCGGCTGCTTCGTGTTCAGCGCCCAGGTGCTGGTGTACGCGTACATCGGCCGCGTCTACCCGGACGCGATCCGCGCGACCGGCCTCGGCTGGTCCGCCGGCATCGGCCGCATCGGCGCGATCTCGGGCCCGCTCCTCGGCGGCGCCCTGCTGACGGCCGGAATCGCATACCCGTGGGGCTTCTACGCGTTCGCCGGCGTCGGCGCACTGGGCGCGGCCGCGGTCACGGTGGTCCGCCCCGGCCGCCAGTCCCCGGCCCCCGACCCCGTCCCCGCCCCGGAAAGCCACGCGACTCCCTGA
- a CDS encoding serine hydrolase: MDAESVEAPFSGVVLVNRGDENTVEHLLTHTPGIGDYCNDENPPETPPGLVTSADYLAALDGYPQQFPPGERFHYHNCAFAVLALIAERVAGVPFADLVRTRVTEPAGMADTAFLRSDALPARTATGYLEDGRTNVFSLPVVGFGNGGIYSSAPDFRKFWPAFLDGRLVPGEWVERMLRGAGYGLGFRLPRPGVVRLEGGDHGVTFVSLHQPSSGVTATLISNDHRGGGPLLRQLDEFLTKA; the protein is encoded by the coding sequence GTGGACGCTGAGTCCGTGGAAGCGCCCTTTTCCGGTGTGGTGCTGGTCAACCGCGGCGACGAGAACACCGTCGAGCACCTCCTGACGCACACTCCGGGCATCGGCGACTACTGCAATGACGAAAACCCGCCCGAGACACCGCCGGGACTCGTCACGTCGGCCGACTACCTCGCCGCTCTCGACGGCTACCCGCAGCAGTTCCCGCCGGGCGAACGCTTCCACTACCACAACTGCGCTTTCGCGGTCCTGGCCCTGATCGCCGAACGGGTCGCGGGCGTACCTTTCGCCGACCTCGTCCGGACCCGCGTGACCGAGCCCGCCGGGATGGCGGACACGGCGTTCCTCCGCTCGGACGCGCTGCCCGCCCGGACGGCCACCGGGTACCTGGAAGACGGCCGCACCAACGTGTTCAGCCTGCCGGTCGTCGGCTTCGGCAACGGCGGGATCTACAGCTCCGCGCCGGACTTCCGGAAGTTCTGGCCCGCGTTCCTCGACGGCAGGCTCGTCCCGGGCGAGTGGGTGGAACGGATGCTGCGCGGAGCCGGCTACGGGCTCGGCTTCCGGCTGCCGCGGCCCGGCGTCGTCCGGCTGGAGGGCGGCGACCACGGCGTCACGTTCGTGAGCCTGCACCAGCCGTCGTCCGGCGTCACCGCGACCCTGATCTCGAACGACCACCGAGGTGGCGGGCCCCTGCTCAGGCAGCTGGACGAGTTCTTGACGAAGGCTTGA
- a CDS encoding ESX secretion-associated protein EspG → MSLVLSASEFDVLWESFELPRRHVAIDVPSGGTTRTERSALVESAWASLSERRLARNRRASGELADLLHLLARPQFGVDVWVWAEREIRGRAVSHRSQAVLAVVDNAEVWLIPATEDALAEAAVSVAGDLAPGIGQTVSIPYPTLKAADAAAKGDPKALVTALEDRGVPLFQAQELSGMLLGQEARGQFGAERVGRDGVVHRANRVVAFFDTDSGRYLFQVETDREGREWATVTPADNALLATRIRELVAEA, encoded by the coding sequence GTGTCCTTGGTGCTGTCCGCGTCGGAGTTCGACGTGCTCTGGGAGTCGTTCGAACTGCCTCGGCGGCACGTCGCGATCGACGTGCCGAGCGGGGGAACCACCCGCACCGAGCGGTCGGCGCTGGTGGAGTCGGCGTGGGCGTCGCTGAGCGAGCGGCGCCTGGCCCGCAACCGCCGGGCGTCCGGCGAGCTGGCCGACCTGCTCCACCTGCTGGCCCGACCCCAGTTCGGCGTCGACGTCTGGGTGTGGGCCGAACGCGAGATCCGCGGCCGCGCGGTCAGCCACCGCAGTCAGGCGGTGCTGGCGGTGGTGGACAACGCGGAGGTGTGGCTGATCCCGGCCACGGAGGACGCCCTCGCGGAGGCGGCGGTCTCGGTGGCGGGCGACCTGGCCCCGGGCATCGGCCAGACGGTGAGCATCCCGTACCCGACGCTGAAGGCCGCGGACGCGGCCGCCAAGGGCGACCCGAAGGCACTGGTGACGGCGCTGGAGGACCGCGGCGTGCCGCTGTTCCAGGCCCAGGAACTCTCGGGCATGCTGCTCGGCCAGGAGGCCAGGGGCCAGTTCGGCGCGGAGCGCGTGGGCCGTGACGGCGTGGTCCACCGCGCGAACCGGGTGGTGGCGTTCTTCGACACGGACTCCGGCCGCTACCTGTTCCAGGTGGAGACCGACCGCGAAGGCCGCGAGTGGGCGACGGTGACCCCGGCGGACAACGCGCTGCTCGCGACGAGGATCCGGGAACTGGTGGCGGAGGCCTGA
- a CDS encoding serine/threonine-protein kinase encodes MKPLNPGESRHVGRYRLVAALGEGGMGRVLLGVSPDGRLVAVKQVHPGFAHDDGFRSRFRHEVQASRMVSGAYTAAVMDADPDASTPWLASVFVAGPSLKEAVEAAGPLPPGAIRILAVGLASALTEIHRAGLVHRDLKPSNVLLTDDGARVIDFGIARAAEGDSELTHTGSIIGSPGFMSPEQADGRTVTPASDVFSLGGLLVMAATGRAPFGGWSTPQVLYNVVHGRPDLGSLPPVLRRLVEPCLAKDPAQRPTPAQILDHLGPVPPGSTPWPPAVHALICVQKEQVGRLLALPQPPVAEAPATPGKRRTRARTAVALALALVLGTAAVVAVKLSSADQRAGRDAGPNTGRPHPAAFTVEDLREIDPCKLFKRDSLPATGPMEQSDGKRIYFERCDFSFKDRPDKTASSTLVVNLYETLSESKGTPISIGGLSGFAKVDGIYCVVSIENPYSQGFAMTASSGRETGDPCATPTEAMNFLVPQIQYGTDARYPLSAGSALSSDLCAMTDSPPVPPGNPNKFSFTIQGLHRCLWIGQKDLGVYSVSLLSAPSEPGKAEQRDLDGVTVSEAILPSQDYGPACEITWAHHRIDDTSTEDVQLTYNDFDKKLSNEELCANAEQYARRVLAKLPPGS; translated from the coding sequence ATGAAACCACTGAACCCGGGCGAATCCCGACATGTCGGGCGGTACCGCCTGGTCGCGGCGCTCGGCGAAGGCGGAATGGGACGAGTACTGCTCGGGGTGTCACCGGACGGCAGGCTCGTGGCGGTCAAACAGGTGCACCCGGGCTTCGCGCACGACGACGGGTTCCGGTCCAGGTTCCGCCACGAGGTCCAAGCGTCACGGATGGTCTCAGGCGCTTACACGGCGGCGGTCATGGACGCGGACCCGGACGCGTCGACACCGTGGCTGGCCTCGGTGTTCGTCGCCGGGCCATCGCTGAAGGAAGCCGTCGAGGCGGCGGGGCCCCTCCCACCGGGGGCCATCCGGATCCTCGCGGTCGGGCTGGCGTCGGCACTCACCGAAATCCACCGGGCCGGCTTGGTCCACCGCGACCTCAAACCGAGCAACGTGCTGCTCACCGACGACGGCGCCCGGGTCATCGACTTCGGCATCGCCCGCGCCGCCGAGGGCGACTCCGAGCTGACGCACACCGGCTCGATCATCGGCTCGCCCGGCTTCATGTCCCCGGAGCAGGCCGACGGGCGGACTGTCACCCCGGCGAGTGACGTTTTCTCATTGGGCGGCCTCTTGGTCATGGCGGCCACCGGCCGGGCCCCGTTCGGCGGCTGGTCGACCCCGCAGGTGCTCTACAACGTCGTTCACGGGCGGCCGGACCTCGGTTCACTCCCCCCGGTGCTGCGACGACTGGTGGAGCCGTGCCTCGCGAAGGATCCGGCGCAGCGGCCAACGCCGGCCCAGATCCTCGACCACCTGGGTCCGGTCCCACCGGGCAGCACTCCGTGGCCACCGGCGGTACACGCGCTGATCTGTGTCCAGAAAGAGCAGGTCGGCCGCCTCCTGGCGCTGCCTCAGCCGCCGGTGGCCGAGGCTCCGGCGACACCCGGCAAACGGCGAACGCGGGCACGGACCGCGGTGGCACTGGCGTTGGCGCTCGTGCTGGGAACGGCGGCCGTGGTCGCGGTGAAGCTGAGCTCAGCGGATCAGCGCGCCGGCCGCGACGCGGGTCCCAACACCGGTCGCCCGCACCCCGCCGCGTTCACCGTGGAAGATCTTCGCGAAATCGATCCCTGCAAGCTTTTCAAACGCGACTCCCTACCCGCGACCGGGCCGATGGAGCAATCGGACGGCAAGCGCATCTACTTCGAACGATGCGATTTCTCGTTCAAAGACAGGCCGGACAAAACCGCCAGCAGCACGCTGGTCGTCAACCTGTACGAAACGCTCTCGGAGTCAAAAGGCACGCCGATATCGATCGGTGGGCTCAGCGGTTTCGCGAAGGTCGACGGCATCTACTGCGTCGTGTCGATCGAGAACCCGTACAGCCAGGGCTTCGCGATGACCGCCTCGTCGGGTCGGGAGACCGGTGATCCCTGCGCCACCCCGACCGAAGCGATGAACTTCCTGGTCCCGCAGATCCAGTACGGCACCGACGCGCGCTATCCGCTGTCCGCCGGCTCCGCGCTTTCCTCCGACCTGTGCGCCATGACCGATTCACCACCGGTTCCGCCGGGAAACCCGAACAAATTCAGCTTCACCATCCAAGGCCTGCACCGGTGCTTGTGGATCGGGCAGAAGGATCTCGGGGTGTATTCCGTCAGCTTGCTGTCCGCGCCGAGCGAGCCGGGCAAAGCCGAGCAGCGCGACCTGGACGGAGTCACGGTCTCCGAAGCGATCTTGCCCAGCCAGGACTACGGGCCGGCCTGCGAGATCACCTGGGCGCACCACCGGATCGACGACACGAGCACCGAGGATGTACAGCTCACCTACAACGACTTCGACAAGAAGCTGAGCAACGAAGAACTGTGCGCCAATGCCGAGCAGTACGCGCGTCGAGTACTGGCGAAGCTCCCGCCGGGCAGCTAG
- the purD gene encoding phosphoribosylamine--glycine ligase, giving the protein MRVLVIGSGAREHALVLAASGDPTVTALACAPGNAGTAAVAEQLGVEAADPEAVASLAKSWQADLVVVGPEVPLVAGVADAVRKVGIACFGPSAAAARIEGSKAFAKDVMAAANVPTARSEVVDNPARLDAALARFGPTWVVKDDGLAAGKGVVVTTDYDVARKHAIMLLDGGHPVLLESFLDGPEASLFCFVDGTTVVPLLPAQDFKRVGDDDAGPNTGGMGAYAPLPWAPENLVDDLVEKVVQPVADELVNRGAPFSGLLYAGLALTSDGPQVIEFNCRFGDPETQVVLALLRTPIAGLMHATATGKLAEHPPLEWAGGTAVTVVVAADGYPGKPRTGDVITGAELEGVLHAGTRRRDDGAVVSSGGRVLSVVGTGKTLKSARKHAYETVEKVHLAGSHHRTDIALKAANGEIGAPAAKQRA; this is encoded by the coding sequence GTGCGCGTACTGGTAATCGGCTCCGGCGCTCGTGAGCACGCTCTCGTCCTCGCGGCTTCCGGCGACCCCACCGTCACGGCGCTGGCCTGCGCTCCCGGCAACGCCGGGACCGCCGCGGTCGCCGAGCAGCTCGGCGTCGAAGCGGCCGATCCCGAGGCGGTCGCGAGCCTCGCGAAGAGCTGGCAGGCCGACCTCGTCGTGGTCGGGCCCGAGGTCCCGCTCGTCGCCGGCGTCGCCGACGCCGTCCGGAAGGTGGGCATCGCCTGCTTCGGCCCGTCGGCCGCGGCGGCTCGCATCGAAGGCTCGAAGGCGTTCGCGAAGGACGTCATGGCCGCGGCGAACGTGCCGACCGCGCGCAGCGAGGTGGTCGACAACCCGGCCCGCCTCGACGCCGCGCTCGCCCGCTTCGGCCCGACCTGGGTGGTCAAGGACGACGGGCTCGCCGCCGGCAAGGGCGTCGTCGTCACGACCGACTACGACGTCGCGCGCAAGCACGCGATCATGCTCCTCGACGGCGGCCACCCGGTGCTCCTGGAGTCCTTTTTGGACGGTCCGGAAGCGTCGCTGTTCTGCTTCGTCGACGGCACCACCGTCGTGCCGCTGCTGCCCGCGCAGGACTTCAAGCGCGTCGGCGACGACGACGCGGGCCCGAACACCGGCGGTATGGGTGCGTACGCGCCGCTGCCCTGGGCCCCCGAGAACCTGGTCGACGACCTGGTCGAGAAGGTCGTCCAGCCGGTCGCGGACGAGCTGGTGAACCGCGGCGCGCCGTTCTCCGGCCTGCTCTACGCCGGGCTCGCGCTGACCTCCGACGGTCCGCAGGTCATCGAGTTCAACTGCCGCTTCGGCGACCCCGAAACGCAGGTCGTGCTGGCGCTGCTGCGCACCCCGATCGCCGGGCTGATGCACGCCACCGCCACCGGCAAGCTCGCCGAGCACCCGCCGCTGGAGTGGGCGGGCGGCACCGCGGTCACCGTCGTGGTCGCCGCCGACGGCTACCCCGGCAAGCCGCGCACCGGCGACGTCATCACCGGCGCCGAGCTGGAAGGCGTGCTGCACGCCGGCACGCGCCGCCGTGACGACGGCGCCGTCGTCTCCTCCGGTGGCCGGGTGCTGTCGGTCGTCGGCACCGGCAAGACGCTCAAGTCGGCCCGCAAGCACGCGTACGAAACCGTCGAAAAGGTGCACCTCGCCGGGTCGCACCACCGCACGGACATCGCGCTGAAGGCGGCGAACGGCGAGATCGGCGCTCCGGCCGCGAAGCAGCGCGCCTGA